In a genomic window of Variovorax paradoxus:
- a CDS encoding AI-2E family transporter, with product MNDKARDDDAPRPPAAQQEAPAPEPAPPEEVVAAASVPAPALQPEPPPVPKSEADAERDLPVLRVPVDVRSFSLVVLAVLASVFALQWAQSVFIPLMLSLLLSYALSPLVDRLERWRLPRWIGAAVILLGLCGAIGWTGYSLSGSASSLLDSLPAAAQKLRQATRTDKGSSGTLDSVQQAASQLERAAEENSRALARRGVARVVIERPPFNVRDYLWTGTVGLLGAAGQLTLVAFLTYFALCSGSTFRRKLIKISGSSLEKKKITVHVLDDITRNIERYLLVQIFTSVLVGVATGLAFWALGLQNAAVWGIVAGVTNLIPYIGSVIVLSAAGLVAFLQFNTLEMGIAVAGTSLLIHTLVGNLLMPWLTSRTSRINPVAVFVGVIFWGWLWGVWGLLLGIPITMVIKAICDRVEDLQPIGELLGE from the coding sequence ATGAACGACAAGGCGCGCGACGACGACGCCCCGCGGCCGCCGGCCGCGCAGCAGGAGGCGCCCGCGCCCGAGCCTGCCCCGCCCGAGGAGGTGGTGGCGGCCGCCTCCGTTCCCGCGCCCGCGCTGCAGCCCGAGCCGCCGCCCGTGCCGAAGTCCGAGGCCGACGCCGAGCGCGACCTGCCGGTGCTGCGCGTGCCGGTCGACGTGCGCAGCTTCTCGCTGGTGGTGCTCGCGGTGCTGGCCAGCGTGTTCGCGCTGCAGTGGGCGCAGTCGGTGTTCATCCCGCTGATGCTGAGCCTGCTGCTGAGCTATGCGCTGTCGCCGCTGGTCGACCGGCTCGAGCGCTGGCGGCTGCCGCGCTGGATCGGCGCCGCCGTCATCCTGCTCGGCCTGTGCGGCGCCATCGGCTGGACCGGCTATTCGCTCTCGGGCAGCGCCTCGTCCCTGCTCGACTCGCTGCCCGCCGCGGCGCAGAAGCTGCGCCAGGCCACGCGCACCGACAAGGGCAGCAGCGGCACGCTCGACAGCGTGCAGCAGGCCGCCTCGCAGCTCGAGCGCGCGGCCGAGGAGAACTCGCGCGCGCTGGCACGCCGCGGCGTCGCGCGCGTGGTGATCGAGCGGCCGCCGTTCAACGTGCGCGACTACCTCTGGACCGGCACCGTCGGCCTGCTCGGCGCGGCCGGGCAGCTCACGCTGGTGGCCTTCCTCACCTACTTCGCGCTGTGTTCGGGCTCCACCTTCCGGCGCAAGCTGATCAAGATCTCGGGCTCGAGCCTCGAGAAGAAGAAGATCACCGTGCACGTGCTCGACGACATCACGCGCAACATCGAGCGCTACCTGCTGGTGCAGATCTTCACCAGCGTGCTCGTGGGCGTGGCCACCGGCCTGGCCTTCTGGGCGCTCGGGCTGCAGAACGCGGCCGTCTGGGGCATCGTGGCCGGCGTCACCAACCTCATTCCCTACATCGGTTCGGTGATCGTGCTCTCGGCCGCAGGGCTGGTGGCCTTCCTGCAGTTCAACACCCTCGAGATGGGCATCGCGGTGGCCGGCACCTCGCTGCTGATCCACACCTTGGTCGGCAACCTGCTGATGCCCTGGCTCACCAGCCGCACCAGCCGCATCAACCCGGTCGCGGTGTTCGTCGGCGTGATCTTCTGGGGCTGGCTCTGGGGCGTCTGGGGGCTGCTGCTGGGCATCCCGATCACCATGGTGATCAAGGCCATCTGCGACCGGGTCGAGGACCTGCAGCCGATCGGCGAGCTGCTGGGCGAATAG
- a CDS encoding histidine kinase yields the protein MRKPAILSATPHAASSDRTRTSAHAQAVLFDACQIGVVLRTVVFVEAVVGVAAMFVSGSPGEWLVQAATVTGGALPATLLWLVAACGLKKPLRRLPVPWQYAVGALLGAVSALYGCGLLRLTGVLGSAPWFASALAGAFFAGMVMAAMVLRARGQTPAATTARLEELQSRIRPHFLFNTLNSAIALVREEPAKAETMLEDLSELFRQALADPGESGTLADEIALAERYLAIEQVRFGERLRIRWDLDAAASDARLPPLLLQPLVENAIKHGVEPSPDGARLRIRTERRGSMVVIEVVNSLPPLRWADEPLPRGHGIALANVRDRLRLLHDMRMQFSAGMDQKSYRVRIAIPAES from the coding sequence ATGCGCAAGCCGGCGATTTTATCGGCCACCCCACATGCCGCGTCCTCCGACCGCACGCGCACGTCCGCGCACGCGCAGGCGGTGCTGTTCGACGCCTGCCAGATCGGCGTGGTGCTGCGCACCGTGGTCTTCGTCGAGGCGGTGGTGGGCGTGGCCGCGATGTTCGTCTCGGGCTCGCCCGGCGAGTGGCTGGTGCAGGCCGCCACGGTCACGGGCGGCGCGCTGCCGGCCACCCTGCTGTGGCTGGTCGCGGCCTGCGGGCTCAAGAAGCCGCTGCGGCGGCTGCCGGTGCCGTGGCAGTACGCGGTGGGCGCGCTGCTGGGCGCCGTCTCGGCGCTCTATGGCTGCGGGCTGCTGCGGCTCACCGGCGTGCTGGGCAGCGCGCCCTGGTTCGCGAGCGCGCTGGCCGGTGCCTTCTTCGCGGGCATGGTGATGGCGGCGATGGTGTTGCGCGCGCGCGGCCAGACGCCGGCGGCCACCACCGCGCGGCTCGAGGAGCTGCAGTCGCGGATCCGGCCGCACTTCCTGTTCAACACGCTCAACAGCGCCATCGCGCTGGTGCGCGAGGAGCCCGCCAAGGCCGAGACCATGCTGGAGGACCTGAGCGAGTTGTTCCGCCAGGCGCTGGCCGATCCCGGCGAATCGGGCACCCTGGCCGACGAGATCGCGCTGGCCGAGCGCTACCTCGCGATCGAGCAGGTGCGCTTCGGCGAGCGGCTGCGCATCCGCTGGGACCTCGATGCCGCGGCCAGCGACGCGCGGCTGCCGCCACTGCTGCTGCAGCCCCTGGTCGAGAATGCGATCAAGCACGGCGTGGAGCCGAGCCCGGACGGTGCCAGGCTGCGCATCCGCACCGAGCGGCGCGGCTCCATGGTGGTGATCGAGGTGGTCAACAGCCTGCCGCCGCTGCGCTGGGCCGACGAACCGCTGCCGCGCGGCCATGGCATCGCGCTGGCGAACGTGAGGGACCGGCTGCGGCTGCTGCACGACATGCGCATGCAGTTCAGCGCCGGCATGGATCAGAAGAGCTACCGGGTGCGCATCGCGATACCCGCCGAATCATGA
- a CDS encoding response regulator transcription factor: MSLRTLIVDDEALARSRLRTLLRDCSAPAAEVVAEAAQGAEAQAQLASMKLDVVLLDVHMPGIDGIEVARALRERADAPAVVFVTAHAAHAVTAFELDAVDYLTKPVRAERLQQALQKAERYLKERASDKAAQESVLIQDRGRAERVPLAEIVYLKSEYKYLTVRTAARSHILDGSLNDFEERYPERFLRVHRNALVARSAIRALERYDDGEDAEGWALRLSTVPELVAVSRRQLAAVREVIKDAR, from the coding sequence ATGAGCCTGAGGACATTGATCGTCGACGATGAAGCGCTGGCCCGCTCGCGGCTGCGCACCCTGCTGCGCGACTGCAGCGCGCCCGCGGCCGAGGTGGTGGCCGAGGCCGCGCAGGGCGCCGAGGCGCAGGCGCAGCTGGCGTCGATGAAGCTCGACGTGGTGCTGCTCGACGTGCACATGCCCGGCATCGACGGCATCGAGGTGGCGCGTGCGCTGCGCGAGCGCGCCGACGCGCCGGCCGTGGTGTTCGTGACCGCGCATGCCGCACATGCGGTCACCGCCTTCGAGCTCGACGCGGTCGACTACCTCACCAAGCCCGTGCGCGCCGAGCGGCTGCAGCAGGCGCTGCAGAAGGCCGAGCGCTATCTCAAGGAGCGCGCCAGCGACAAGGCGGCGCAGGAGAGCGTGCTGATCCAGGACCGCGGCCGCGCCGAGCGCGTGCCGCTGGCGGAGATCGTCTACCTGAAGTCCGAATACAAGTACCTCACGGTGCGCACGGCCGCGCGCAGCCACATCCTCGACGGCTCGCTCAACGATTTCGAGGAGCGCTATCCCGAGCGTTTCCTGCGCGTGCACCGCAACGCGCTGGTGGCGCGCAGCGCGATCCGCGCGCTCGAGCGCTACGACGACGGCGAGGACGCCGAGGGCTGGGCGCTGCGCCTGTCGACCGTGCCCGAGCTGGTCGCGGTGTCGCGCCGGCAGCTGGCGGCGGTGCGCGAAGTCATCAAGGACGCACGATGA
- the argH gene encoding argininosuccinate lyase yields MTQNQLDKKSEAWSALFSEPMSDLVKRYTASVFFDKRLWQADIQGSLAHAGMLAAQGIISMQDHAEIERGMAQIRDEIESGAFEWKLDLEDVHLNIEARLTQLVGDAGKRLHTGRSRNDQVATDVRLWLRGEIDLIAELLVTLQKSLVDIAEKNVEVILPGFTHLQVAQPVSFGHHMLAYVEMFSRDAERLADVRRRVNRLPLGAAALAGTSYPLDRELVAKTLDMEGVCQNSLDAVSDRDFAIEFSAAASLCMVHISRMSEELILWMSQNFAFIQIADRFTTGSSIMPQKKNPDVPELARGKTGRVVGHLMALITLMKGQPLAYNKDNQEDKEPLFDTVDTLKDTLRIFAEMIGGITVKPEAMELAALRGYATATDLADYLVKKGLPFRDAHEIVAHAVKAATSHKVDLAELPLAVLQQFNPKIEKDVYDVLSLRGSLNARNILGGTAPAQVKAQIARHRARLG; encoded by the coding sequence ATGACCCAAAACCAACTCGACAAGAAATCCGAAGCCTGGTCCGCCCTGTTCTCGGAACCCATGAGCGACCTCGTGAAGCGCTACACCGCCAGCGTCTTCTTCGACAAGCGCCTGTGGCAGGCCGACATCCAGGGCTCGCTCGCCCATGCGGGCATGCTGGCCGCGCAGGGGATCATCAGCATGCAGGACCACGCCGAGATCGAGCGTGGGATGGCGCAGATCCGCGACGAGATCGAATCCGGCGCCTTCGAGTGGAAGCTCGACCTCGAGGACGTGCACCTGAACATCGAGGCCCGCCTGACCCAGCTCGTGGGCGACGCCGGCAAGCGGCTGCACACCGGCCGCAGCCGCAACGACCAGGTCGCGACCGACGTGCGCCTGTGGCTGCGCGGCGAGATCGACCTGATCGCCGAGCTGCTGGTCACGCTGCAGAAGTCGCTGGTCGACATCGCCGAGAAGAACGTCGAGGTGATCCTGCCGGGCTTCACCCACCTGCAGGTGGCGCAGCCCGTGAGCTTCGGCCACCACATGCTGGCCTACGTCGAGATGTTCAGCCGCGACGCCGAGCGCCTGGCCGACGTGCGCCGCCGCGTCAACCGCCTGCCGCTGGGCGCCGCCGCGCTGGCCGGCACCAGCTACCCGCTCGACCGCGAACTGGTCGCGAAGACGCTGGACATGGAAGGCGTGTGCCAGAACAGCCTGGACGCCGTGAGCGACCGCGACTTCGCGATCGAGTTCAGCGCCGCCGCCAGCCTGTGCATGGTGCACATCAGCCGCATGAGCGAGGAGCTGATCCTCTGGATGAGCCAGAACTTCGCCTTCATCCAGATCGCCGACCGCTTCACCACGGGCTCGTCGATCATGCCGCAGAAGAAGAACCCCGACGTGCCCGAGCTGGCGCGCGGCAAGACCGGCCGCGTGGTCGGCCACCTGATGGCGCTGATCACGCTGATGAAGGGCCAGCCGCTGGCCTACAACAAGGACAACCAGGAAGACAAGGAGCCGCTGTTCGACACCGTCGACACGCTCAAGGACACCTTGCGCATCTTCGCCGAGATGATCGGCGGCATCACGGTCAAGCCCGAGGCGATGGAGCTGGCCGCGCTGCGCGGCTACGCCACCGCCACCGACCTGGCCGACTACCTGGTGAAGAAGGGCCTGCCGTTCCGCGACGCGCACGAGATCGTGGCCCACGCGGTCAAGGCCGCGACCTCGCACAAGGTCGACCTGGCCGAGCTGCCGCTGGCGGTGCTGCAGCAGTTCAACCCGAAGATCGAGAAGGACGTGTACGACGTGCTGAGCCTGCGCGGCTCGCTCAACGCACGCAACATCCTCGGCGGCACGGCGCCCGCGCAGGTCAAGGCGCAGATCGCGCGCCACCGCGCCCGCCTCGGCTGA